A genomic segment from Lignipirellula cremea encodes:
- a CDS encoding ABC transporter ATP-binding protein, translating to MIEAVHLSKFYGVFTATRDISFQVNKGEVVAFLGPNGAGKSTTMKMLTGYLAPSQGTARIAGFEVSTHRREASRRLGYLPENGPLYPDMTPSSMLNFMAEVRGMSPGYKAARIAAVAELCDLHGVFQKPISKLSKGYRQRVGMAQALLHEPDVLILDEPTAGLDPNQIHHVREMILQLGAEKTILLSTHILQEVEAMCSRVVMISEGQKRYDGPVAGLAEAQESLDEAFRRRTAAEAEPA from the coding sequence ATGATCGAAGCGGTCCACCTTTCCAAGTTCTACGGCGTGTTCACGGCCACGCGGGACATCAGCTTCCAGGTCAACAAAGGGGAAGTCGTCGCCTTCCTGGGACCAAACGGCGCCGGCAAAAGCACCACGATGAAAATGCTGACCGGTTATCTGGCCCCTTCGCAAGGGACGGCCCGGATCGCCGGCTTTGAGGTGTCGACCCATCGCCGCGAGGCTTCCCGCCGCCTGGGTTACCTGCCGGAAAACGGCCCGCTGTACCCCGACATGACGCCCAGCAGCATGCTCAATTTTATGGCCGAAGTCCGCGGCATGTCGCCCGGCTATAAAGCGGCCCGGATCGCCGCCGTGGCCGAACTGTGCGATCTGCACGGCGTGTTTCAGAAGCCAATCAGCAAGCTCTCCAAAGGCTACCGCCAGCGCGTCGGCATGGCGCAGGCGCTGCTGCACGAGCCCGATGTGCTGATCCTCGATGAGCCGACCGCCGGCCTGGACCCCAACCAGATTCACCATGTGCGAGAGATGATCCTGCAGCTGGGGGCCGAGAAGACCATCCTGCTGTCGACCCATATTCTGCAGGAAGTCGAAGCCATGTGCAGCCGCGTGGTGATGATCAGCGAAGGCCAGAAACGTTACGACGGGCCCGTCGCCGGACTGGCGGAAGCCCAGGAGTCGCTTGATGAAGCGTTCCGTCGCCGCACCGCCGCGGAGGCCGAACCGGCCTGA
- a CDS encoding Gldg family protein, giving the protein MSMLFAFLMLLLIDTFFVCGLALLLGPVGYTNKPAFAVLMRNFVGYFSNPTGYVFLCVFVVLTCSAAFLPQEFFNNNLANLDQLNQYLPLVMLVFIPAITMGAWADERRQGTDELLLTLPATDFDIVMGKYLAAAMIFTISLIFSQICSFAVLIFLTNGVLDLGLLCTTYLGYWLMGLAMISIGMVASFLTNNLTIAFILGVAMNAPLALMSYAHLLISRDSVAQAIEQWGLLEQFSDFGRGVISLSSTVFFVMLMVIGQYVCMVLIGRRHWLGGSDGESMLGHYVVRTICLILAAAGLTYLLSNADPVRLDMTEGRVNSLAPDTRLVLGELENDKPVYIDAYISENIPEAYAETRFQLETLLKEFEAMAGGKIHVRIHKDLDPFGPIADQAEERYGIRARNIVTQQRGVLRNEDVILGAAFTCGLEKVVAPFFDSGIPVEYELVRSITTVAKGEQQTIGVVQTNWKLMGGEVVLPTAQGPQLARLGKEAFIRELEKQYRVETVDPSEPIERGKYKVLFVAQPSSLSDSQLTNVMRAIRDGQPTAIFEDPLPVSIQAPGTGDERLLDPILLRLGRMPEPKCDMKRLWDMLGIHVSTARDENQAQRYKAVWQDYNPYPKLKMNGVQAVVFVRDEARADKVAFNPGDPITAEIEELWFLCPGAIQPRPSDLKVTPLVRTGDNSGELLTSEYRQFGSNPAMLKAKKGLPVAGREFVLAARIQGVPPVEKSPLFPDAEPASDGKQPEIDVVYVADIDLMMADFVRSSEETDQRIDNVNFLLNIVDVLAGDQRFVNIRSRKLQLSTLQRIEDLTAQAQQREQRATQEAEQRLALDYKKIEEETNREVEAARERVRELTRKASKGDNVDLGALQLAREKEAVAEFKSNREKEFKRESNEKELNETNRRNERRTNLEIRNVERWIKIMSVALPPLIPLAIGFGVFVTRRLREREGVSKARLRW; this is encoded by the coding sequence ATGTCAATGCTGTTTGCTTTCCTGATGCTCCTGCTCATCGACACGTTTTTTGTGTGCGGGTTGGCGCTGCTGCTGGGACCGGTGGGATACACAAACAAGCCGGCGTTCGCCGTGCTGATGCGGAACTTTGTCGGCTATTTCAGCAATCCAACCGGGTATGTGTTTCTGTGCGTGTTTGTCGTGCTGACCTGTTCGGCCGCCTTTTTGCCGCAGGAATTCTTCAACAACAACCTGGCCAATCTCGATCAACTGAACCAGTATCTGCCGCTAGTGATGCTGGTGTTTATCCCGGCCATCACCATGGGAGCCTGGGCCGATGAACGTCGCCAGGGGACCGACGAACTGCTGCTGACGCTGCCGGCGACCGACTTTGACATTGTGATGGGCAAGTACCTGGCGGCGGCGATGATCTTTACGATCTCGCTGATCTTCTCGCAAATCTGTTCGTTCGCCGTGTTGATCTTTCTGACCAACGGCGTTCTGGATCTGGGGCTGCTCTGTACGACGTATCTGGGTTACTGGCTGATGGGCCTGGCGATGATTTCCATCGGCATGGTGGCCTCCTTTTTGACGAATAACCTGACGATTGCGTTTATCCTGGGCGTCGCCATGAACGCTCCGCTGGCGCTCATGTCGTACGCCCACCTGTTGATCTCGCGGGATTCGGTCGCCCAGGCGATTGAGCAGTGGGGCCTGCTGGAACAGTTCAGCGACTTTGGCCGCGGGGTGATCAGCCTTTCCAGCACCGTGTTTTTTGTGATGCTGATGGTGATCGGCCAGTATGTGTGCATGGTGCTGATCGGTCGCCGGCACTGGCTGGGCGGGTCCGACGGCGAGTCGATGCTGGGGCATTACGTGGTGCGTACGATCTGCCTGATCCTGGCGGCCGCCGGCCTGACGTATCTGCTGTCAAACGCGGATCCGGTCCGGCTGGATATGACCGAAGGCCGCGTCAACTCGCTGGCGCCCGACACCCGCCTGGTCCTGGGCGAACTGGAAAACGACAAGCCCGTTTATATCGATGCCTATATCAGCGAGAACATTCCGGAAGCGTACGCCGAGACGCGATTCCAGCTGGAAACGCTGCTGAAAGAATTTGAAGCGATGGCCGGCGGCAAGATCCACGTCCGCATCCACAAGGACCTGGATCCCTTCGGCCCGATCGCCGACCAGGCCGAAGAACGCTATGGCATCCGCGCGCGGAACATCGTCACCCAGCAACGCGGCGTGTTGCGCAACGAAGATGTGATTTTGGGGGCCGCCTTTACCTGCGGCCTGGAAAAGGTCGTGGCGCCGTTCTTTGATTCCGGCATTCCGGTGGAGTATGAACTGGTCCGGTCGATCACCACCGTCGCCAAGGGGGAACAGCAAACGATCGGCGTCGTCCAGACCAACTGGAAACTGATGGGCGGCGAAGTCGTGCTGCCGACCGCCCAGGGGCCGCAACTCGCCCGCCTGGGGAAAGAGGCCTTCATTCGCGAGCTGGAAAAACAGTATCGCGTTGAGACGGTCGATCCCAGCGAGCCGATCGAACGGGGCAAATACAAAGTCCTGTTCGTCGCCCAGCCCTCATCGCTGTCCGACTCGCAGTTGACTAACGTGATGCGGGCGATCCGCGACGGGCAGCCGACCGCCATTTTTGAAGATCCGCTGCCCGTCAGCATCCAGGCCCCCGGCACCGGCGACGAACGGCTGCTGGATCCCATCCTGCTGCGACTGGGCCGCATGCCGGAACCCAAGTGCGATATGAAGCGGCTCTGGGACATGCTGGGCATCCATGTCAGCACGGCCCGCGACGAGAACCAGGCGCAGCGTTACAAGGCGGTCTGGCAGGACTACAACCCGTACCCCAAACTGAAAATGAACGGCGTCCAGGCGGTCGTGTTTGTGCGGGATGAAGCCCGGGCCGACAAGGTCGCCTTTAACCCGGGCGATCCGATCACGGCCGAGATCGAAGAACTCTGGTTCCTCTGCCCCGGCGCGATCCAGCCGCGTCCCTCGGATCTGAAGGTCACCCCGCTGGTCCGCACCGGCGACAACTCGGGCGAGCTCCTCACCAGCGAGTACCGCCAGTTTGGCTCTAACCCGGCCATGCTCAAAGCCAAAAAAGGCCTGCCCGTCGCCGGCCGGGAGTTCGTCCTGGCCGCCCGTATCCAGGGCGTTCCGCCGGTGGAGAAATCCCCCCTGTTCCCCGACGCCGAACCGGCCAGCGACGGCAAACAGCCCGAGATCGACGTGGTCTACGTGGCCGACATCGACCTGATGATGGCCGACTTTGTCCGCTCCTCCGAAGAGACCGACCAGCGAATCGACAACGTCAACTTCCTGCTCAACATTGTCGATGTGCTGGCGGGCGATCAGCGGTTTGTCAACATTCGCAGCCGCAAGCTCCAGCTCAGCACCCTGCAGCGGATCGAAGACCTGACCGCCCAGGCCCAGCAGCGCGAACAGCGAGCCACCCAGGAAGCCGAACAGCGACTGGCGCTCGATTACAAGAAGATCGAAGAAGAAACCAACCGTGAAGTCGAAGCGGCCCGCGAGCGCGTCCGCGAACTCACCCGTAAAGCCAGCAAGGGGGATAACGTCGACCTGGGGGCGTTACAGCTGGCCCGCGAAAAAGAAGCCGTGGCGGAATTCAAAAGCAATCGCGAGAAAGAATTCAAGCGGGAAAGCAACGAGAAGGAACTTAACGAAACCAACCGCCGCAACGAGCGCCGCACCAATCTGGAAATCCGCAACGTCGAACGCTGGATCAAGATCATGTCGGTCGCCCTGCCGCCCCTGATCCCGCTGGCCATCGGCTTTGGCGTGTTTGTCACGAGGCGCCTGCGCGAACGCGAAGGCGTGTCCAAAGCGCGGCTGCGCTGGTAG
- a CDS encoding DUF4340 domain-containing protein, with protein MTESMKTLLYVSTAAVVMSCVGIVVWRQTPAAEQVEEMVGKPLFTDLKDPLDAASLEIVRYDSQLGQIKPFRVAQVGGRWVIPSQSNYPADAESRLRGIATELMSVKVLGVASDLPSDHEQYGVVKPDQNNLKTSADSLGVLVRLEDKKGKPLAGMIVGRAVDSTDDASPAARLQAAGSQQRYVRLLGQDGQGQDRVFVASVDLDQFSSRFEDWIQTDLLEFSPIALDQISIREYAVTPVNQLQVKLTERSEITVREKDAQWELVSLSLYGDNGWEKGSLPPGQQINAERLNELKDAIKDLTIVGVQRKPALLSDELKGSQSQMTIDAAGKQGLERAGFWLIEGRIVSNNGELVIRMNTGFSYRLRFGRSASLGDEENAGINRYVFAVAELDEQQFPAPAKPELPALPGAEKTDDDKTDGEKQPSAAADADRRAEIEAERKRLLTEYELVFKQWQAKRRQAEIQVRNLNARFADWFFIVPEQTFQKLHLGRDDLFALADTAPSTPRFGPGSGILAPPPPPQSTTPEAPPAPPADKSKVDEPKVDEPKAVEPKADEPKADEPKADEPKANEPKADEPKANEPKSDEPPGDS; from the coding sequence ATGACCGAATCGATGAAAACGCTGCTCTATGTCAGCACTGCGGCGGTTGTCATGTCGTGCGTGGGCATTGTCGTCTGGCGGCAAACACCTGCGGCCGAACAGGTCGAAGAAATGGTCGGCAAACCGCTGTTTACCGACCTGAAAGATCCGCTTGACGCGGCCAGCCTGGAGATCGTCCGTTATGATTCCCAGCTGGGCCAGATCAAACCGTTCCGCGTGGCGCAAGTCGGCGGACGCTGGGTGATTCCCTCGCAGTCCAACTATCCGGCCGACGCCGAGTCGCGGCTCCGCGGCATCGCCACCGAACTGATGAGCGTCAAAGTGCTGGGCGTCGCCAGCGATCTGCCCAGCGACCACGAGCAGTACGGCGTCGTCAAACCGGACCAGAACAACCTCAAAACCAGCGCCGACTCCCTCGGCGTGCTGGTCCGTCTGGAAGATAAAAAAGGGAAGCCGCTGGCCGGCATGATCGTCGGCCGGGCCGTCGACTCGACCGACGACGCATCCCCCGCGGCCCGGCTGCAGGCAGCCGGCTCCCAGCAGCGCTATGTCCGCCTGCTGGGTCAGGACGGGCAAGGCCAGGACCGCGTGTTTGTGGCTTCGGTCGATCTGGACCAGTTCTCCAGCCGGTTCGAGGACTGGATCCAGACCGACCTGCTGGAGTTCAGCCCGATTGCCCTCGATCAGATTTCCATCCGCGAGTACGCCGTCACGCCCGTCAACCAGCTGCAGGTCAAACTGACGGAGCGAAGCGAGATCACGGTCCGCGAAAAAGACGCGCAGTGGGAGCTTGTCTCGCTCAGCCTGTACGGCGACAACGGCTGGGAAAAAGGCAGCCTGCCCCCAGGCCAGCAGATCAACGCGGAGCGCCTGAACGAACTGAAAGACGCCATCAAAGACCTCACCATTGTCGGCGTGCAACGGAAACCGGCGCTGCTGTCCGACGAGCTCAAAGGCAGCCAGAGCCAGATGACGATCGACGCCGCCGGCAAGCAGGGCCTGGAACGGGCCGGCTTCTGGCTGATCGAAGGCCGCATTGTCAGCAACAACGGCGAGCTCGTTATCCGCATGAACACCGGCTTCAGCTATCGCCTGCGTTTCGGCCGCTCGGCCAGCCTGGGCGATGAAGAGAACGCCGGCATCAACCGTTATGTGTTCGCCGTGGCGGAGCTGGACGAACAGCAGTTCCCCGCCCCCGCCAAACCAGAGCTCCCCGCCCTGCCTGGCGCCGAAAAAACGGACGATGACAAAACCGATGGCGAAAAACAGCCCAGTGCGGCCGCCGACGCCGATCGCCGGGCCGAGATCGAAGCGGAACGGAAACGCCTGCTGACCGAGTATGAACTGGTGTTCAAACAGTGGCAAGCCAAACGCCGCCAGGCCGAAATCCAGGTCCGCAATCTCAACGCCCGCTTTGCCGACTGGTTCTTTATCGTCCCCGAGCAAACGTTCCAGAAGCTCCATCTGGGCCGCGACGATCTGTTCGCCCTCGCCGACACCGCGCCGTCCACTCCCCGTTTCGGTCCCGGCTCCGGCATCCTCGCCCCGCCGCCACCGCCCCAGTCGACGACCCCCGAAGCCCCCCCTGCCCCGCCCGCCGACAAATCAAAGGTTGACGAACCAAAGGTTGACGAACCGAAAGCTGTCGAGCCGAAAGCCGACGAACCCAAAGCCGACGAACCCAAAGCCGACGAACCCAAAGCGAACGAACCCAAAGCCGACGAACCCAAGGCGAACGAACCGAAGTCGGATGAGCCACCAGGCGATTCCTGA